A genome region from Nycticebus coucang isolate mNycCou1 chromosome 4, mNycCou1.pri, whole genome shotgun sequence includes the following:
- the LOC128584408 gene encoding LOW QUALITY PROTEIN: fibroblast growth factor receptor-like 1 (The sequence of the model RefSeq protein was modified relative to this genomic sequence to represent the inferred CDS: substituted 1 base at 1 genomic stop codon), translated as MPTANLDYHYPVLSDQTLCHPTGPPRMADKVIPWQVAQLGRTSHLQCPVEGDPPPLTMWTKDGRTIHSGWSRFRVLPQGLKVKEVESEDAGIYVCKATNGFGSLRVNYTLIVMDDVSPGKESLGPEGSSGVQEDPASHQWAWPRFTQPSKMRHRVIARPVGSSVWLKCVASGHPRPDIMWMKDGQALTCPEASEHRKKKWTLSLKNLRPEDSGKYTCRVSNRADAINATYKVDMIQRTRSKPVLTGTHPVNTTVDFGGTTSFQCKVRSDVKPVIQWLKRVEYGAEGHHNSTIDVGGQKFVELPTGDVSSRPDGSYLNKLLITRARQDDAGMYICLGANTMGYSFRSAFLTVLPDPKPPGPPVAPSSSTTSLPWPVVIGIPAGAVFTLGTVLLXLCQARKKPWTPAPAPPMPGHHPPGTTRDHGGDKDLPVSATLSPGPGMGLCEELGPPAAPQLLLGSGPVTGPKLYPKLYMDIHTHTHTHSHVEGKVHQHQHIHYQC; from the exons ATGCCCACCGCTAATCTGGATTACCATTATCCTGTCCTCTCTGATCAAACTCTCTGTCACCCCACAGGCCCCCCAAGGATGGCAGACAAGGTGATCCCATGGCAAGTGGCTCAGCTAGGCCGCACCTCGCATCTGCAGTGCCCTGTGGAGGGTGACCCACCACCACTGACCATGTGGACCAAGGATGGCCGTACGATCCACAGTGGCTGGAGCCGCTTCCGTGTGCTGCCCCAGGGCCTGAAAGTGAAGGAGGTGGAGTCCGAGGATGCTGGCATCTACGTGTGCAAGGCCACCAATGGCTTCGGCAGCCTCCGTGTTAACTACACCCTCATTGTGATGG atGACGTCAGCCCAGGCAAGGAGAGTCTAGGGCCTGAGGGCTCCTCTGGCGTCCAGGAGGACCCAGCCAGTCACCAGTGGG CGTGGCCCCGCTTCACGCAGCCATCCAAGATGAGGCACCGTGTGATCGCACGGCCAGTGGGCAGCTCTGTGTGGCTAAAGTGTGTGGCCAGTGGGCATCCACGGCCTGACATCATGTGGATGAAGGATGGCCAGGCTTTGACATGCCCAGAGGCCAGTGAACACAGGAAGAAGAAGTGGACACTGAGCCTGAAGAACCTGCGGCCGGAGGACAGCGGCAAGTACACATGCCGAGTGTCGAACAGGGCAGATGCCATCAATGCCACCTATAAGGTGGACATGATCC AGAGGACCCGCTCGAAGCCTGTGCTTACAGGCACACACCCCGTGAACACAACAGTGGACTTTGGGGGGACGACGTCCTTCCAGTGCAAGGTACGCAGCGATGTGAAGCCTGTGATCCAGTGGTTGAAGCGGGTGGAGTATGGTGCTGAGGGCCACCACAACTCCACCATCGACGTGGGTGGCCAGAAGTTCGTGGAGCTGCCCACAGGCGACGTGTCGTCGCGGCCCGATGGCTCCTACCTCAACAAGCTCCTCATCACACGTGCCCGCCAGGATGATGCAGGCATGTACATCTGCCTGGGCGCCAACACCATGGGCTACAGCTTCCGCAGTGCCTTCCTCACTGTGCTGCCAG ACCCCAAACCACCAGGACCACCAGTGGCCCCCTCTTCCTCAACCACCAGCCTCCCATGGCCTGTGGTCATTGGCATCCCAGCTGGTGCCGTGTTTACCCTGGGCACTGTGCTCCTATAGCTCTGCCAGGCCAGGAAGAAGCCGTGGACCCCAGCACCTGCCCCTCCCATGCCTGGGCACCATCCACCAGGGACAACCCGTGACCATGGCGGGGATAAGGACCTGCCTGTGTCGGCTACCCTCAGCCCTGGGCCTGGCATGGGGTTGTGTGAAGAGCTTGGGCCCCCAGCCGCCCCCCAGCTCCTGCTGGGGTCAGGCCCAGTTACTGGACCCAAGCTCTACCCCAAACTCTACATGGACatccacacgcacacacacacgcactcacacGTGGAAGGCAAAGTCCACCAGCACCAGCACATCCACTACCAGTGCTAG